In one window of Megalopta genalis isolate 19385.01 chromosome 4, iyMegGena1_principal, whole genome shotgun sequence DNA:
- the Rbcn-3A gene encoding rabconnectin-3 alpha isoform X10, which yields MNCHQILSGACNAGDRCYAVGSVEGISFTAYAAGCNIVILASNFERVQIIPGAVHNYIRISCLDCSTDTGKIAAAYENQVCIFEPTPLIHSTCSHQLEYRWVQTGSLQTESNIGSLSWNLEGTRLLTGGELLQLWHQNITPFQEEQFKTVTLCAAAKVNLSQTGETVVSRRKENTLNVLPDTGTVTFSIGGEADSPAPGDSTNGNEPGAWNCVWKCRTATPVHLMSFSPDGTLFATTGFNDRLVKIWFENKQLFSTRNVDHTNVSQSTGSDSYSFVYVAHPRAVTHLSWRKTSKYMPKGSVSNMLVTSCRDNICRVWAETIPPDVEGLANMSQFEGSDRHGHHGKHRHHNMHKHRFMQRLKHMKTCFHIRRHAKQQHQAGHVMAPTLPTLPSTYSVHDFHNNYQGAGHYPGMHFHLAASINAETDIPLVPSLITGDPEREPNFILHWLNNKEMHFTMQAENILQELTRKVVEKEEGLQQQDLEHAEHDSEEEGPLKKGVRLQHAQKSGSNVRSMSQEEHSSDEHHTAHTVSSHHSLPHSVHSHQSLSNTTSINSIATDITSSMNHAPDSLDTTIETLLRDWHHNPDLLFSIHPIDGSFLIWHIEWLDEYHPGSFRQAQISFSTRIPNAFPLGDASTMSHNVSMYSHNTGGPLLNIREVAKTSTKTSNDGAETATPLPSLIEQDEEQSTLTSKAGQELLKNIENTNDTRAGPNSSGKEKDGHLETRKTNQETINDLLTHPSPIVSMVSKHSNGTLNLWQLTFADRTKFSQVLSIGHASRASGHRFRVNDITCHPVLPLLLTTSHHNIPECSGSQCRNNDSGENSSNNRSGPAKASTKDVSPTGFCSELILWRVDTVGPLSKSGGVSELARINSPEISAFSNVAWIPTLLPSTTLGNLSNSPSACFVASDGESLRVYQAVIDARTLLAEVSSSERRSRMMDSMSSLSTDMSSDDGVRHSIHCRIEIVSQQSTARPGCVIKLDAIADATHDWQNTQFLHVFQEQLITGDRNDEKQFGVNASANDLGLMESALDAMVDLQQSAIFEEPFYIVVLERTQNGTTVHMWRLIIASQPETTGLSGSMMYVPDSHLVQDEEEEGGTPGRYNYTEGKRSRRPSQTRRDSQGEYDTFYHRRSQNSHVRITTTKACTQELPLPDGVEVVHAAPAAGHLSSSSIYPACFAPYIIVTACSDSTIRFWKCKVTKNPPDEKLCYEWCEWEMLRKDQESTIDITGQPLNISAAYSGRIACAYKYGKSFTRPTKSDPDSRYVNLCVAIYECESTGGSEWILEDTIHLKNIHLPRIPVDQHLDLSYLYDSRFLQKKQRLTQVLQTLSHEDVRSPRNGDNGETTKSNAGLLAVPSFSTLQSLRKSIIENGNTCPLTQKHLVQLDWVSKEDGSHILTVAVGSKIMLFTPVCSDLAQANMKAMKESQSNNRPILRKASSLAQPQFVDEIRWMKLRKIELTTADGLPPLPMQISWVRDGILVVGMDSEMHVYSQWKPNPKNECFHSNLQHQESDEFQASRNLRDEDLRTLAHETSQRRLANVSSMPHLSRVSSINLTMLDAKKKRGMQNENLNFDYMPDYGLFEASRIACPVLPQYHPKQLMELLNSGKIRWVKAILAHLVRCIGSSCPLRTDDESLRQRVGVGVGGVGGGGGGVGGVGGGAGGAWSRSRTMSVSYVGAASPLEPRGSTTQIPEELMLDYAEITSISPLPLWTLLIADKETNISHPHKTENKQDYNELFDNNLDEDESLDDMLDEDYDCSRQKDRRSSVPERQGISHFGPRQGRLLSRLLTHTHLPGLSSLDQMHLLALADTVSTCNVDFAERFAIDAAKNAIAKENLTGIPEGGTVSMDSLDDCGLRFLLAMKHYNYLIRCLPLGQRAQFQKQGISSNNLVWAFHSESEEELLDLIPSYAKGQPKWSVLKELGVGWWIRSNTVLKRCVEKIAKAAYQEKQEPLDAALYYLAMKKKSLVWGLFRNKRDERMTSFFSNNFTEDRWRKAALKNAFALLGKQRFEHAAAFFLLASALKDAIDVCLHKLNDIQLAMVIARLYEDDTTSPNMRRLLYEEILGCDKDGQNQDMNKSHPDPFLRSMALWILKDYTGSLNTLLLTNVGTMHPQYNDESDKPEGATANPNVFNFYVYLRTHPLLIRQYIASTAQDKKKGHSVVISGFSYGADTKTQPDKQLTLEDSITPLERQLYFTTAHAHFKAGCPALALDVLSKLPSKVMDTNCEDSPSLLNSPSKTRRQDSQIDTGIISWDDRTTKTNEDEGLFDWSQPVSGKTEDELVLNWDDDVTEANDVDSPPLSMKLDGIETDESKVRENEEKNGKASGQLDIMAQQLKFVACLKILMEELSTLATGFEVDGGQLRYQLYVWLEREVDALRQLCSYSVNSDGEPYNVSEYEGGGMVDDIQSHSRPGEQPTLHEILVADKLDFEAKVQRVVRRKKWLKANETLLRTLLSYCSLHGASGGGLASVRMELVLLLQELQQEKTQQQLLSPLPFPTTLPLLSASVACNKTVVADPVRHLQSLAHDMLQTLVELRKPPMPTRNTHYSEVFIMRDLAVALSACIYQSLCDSDTFVMKHHQPDSFPAVAEVEAFSGGHLVASSRQHRRYSTDDGVCINTTPSKWPGVTNLRSLLAREKDEDTPKLNILLCEAFVATYMSLFVYALWSCDSHILYRLVGQCFDNSTWSCLFGGGVKKLLRVASTTSQTCGTGAGAIERGGDGTSNEAQSTAGAVWSTMTSLTKQRVKLNMRVLCQFGGQQPNMKEDKPTYREQFVPPQMSMVSYFLMKPHIDSEYADEIDYDSSDSAVSDLDSSEDEEDVFETNSKPKIKPKDNTEHSNPNSHSWCVMRLAIAKILQRQLQDFLNVAGIEMQELPVSSPLIHGTLAVVAQWQETLREELDNKGPPPINYIPGCAPDPTPTPGKPAIHKYRSLLEKGNTPFNTRLASAAPANRLWCFLIRQELVQDIFIRAVFGKRRSLSSILESNQSAMDHLNRGITTEDKGSDSGTTSLPEPVRIIHKEQDSISAFCLNQVNPGLMALATPREVQEMNISLLLELPSWLEDECEFDLINLNKQPEPEAVQPTSFLVIQTAADRPMLAQSPQTNSPQPQSGIASQSGRGASVILKHKIDGIRRISSHPLLPLYLTGSQDGSVSLWEWGHQTAVATPRQPGTFAKVTRVRFSQHGNKFGVADSDGHLSLFQVACREGTARPFFNYQCHSKVTADFVFLGACSLIATAGHGSEGRNVALWDTLLPQNKSLIQGFTCHEQGASSLILAPQHQLLISGGKKGDITIFDVRQRQQRHRFQAHESAIKCLALDPHEEFFVSGAGDGDIKIWGLTVHSLLYSFPGEHPRSSFFKNIGQGVTQLHVDSAGRLFSCGADGSMKVRQLPERDCVVHTLY from the exons ATGAATTGTCATCAAATATTAAGTGGAGCCTGTAATGCGGGAGATCGGTGTTACGCCGTCGGTTCCGTCGAGGGGATTTCATTCACG GCGTACGCGGCAGGCTGCAATATCGTGATACTTGCCAGTAACTTTGAACGGGTTCAAATAATTCCAGGAGCTGTGCACAATTACATAAGAATCAGCTGCTTGGATTGCAGTACGGACACAGGAAAAATAGCGGCAGCCTATGAAAATCAAGTTTGCATTTTTGAGCCGACGCCGTTGATTCATAGCACTTGCTCTCAC CAACTAGAATACCGATGGGTGCAGACGGGAAGTCTACAAACCGAATCGAACATCGGCTCTCTTTCGTGGAATTTGGAAGGGACGAGGTTACTAACGGGAGGAGAGCTTTTACAATTATGGCATCAAAACATAACCCCCTTCCAGGAAGAGCAAT TCAAAACAGTAACGTTGTGTGCAGCAGCAAAGGTGAATTTGTCACAAACAGGAGAAACCGTTGTGTCCAGACGAAAAGAAAATACTCTGAACGTTCTTCCAGACA CTGGCACGGTTACTTTTTCCATTGGCGGAGAAGCGGACAGTCCTGCGCCTGGAGATTCAACCAACGGAAACGAACCGGGAGCATGGAATTGCGTTTGGAAATGTCGCACAGCCACGCCGGTGCATTTGATGAGTTTCAGTCCGGACGGCACGTTGTTCGCGACCACAGGATTTAACGATAGATTAGTTAAAATTTGGTTCGAGAACAAACAAT TATTTTCAACGAGGAACGTGGATCATACAAACGTCTCGCAATCTACAGGCAGCGATAGTTACAGTTTTGTTTACGTTGCTCATCCACGTGCAGTCACACACCTATCTTGGCGCAAGACTAGCAAATACATGCCAAA AGGTTCCGTTTCCAACATGTTAGTCACATCCTGTAGAGACAATATTTGCCGCGTATGGGCTGAAACGATTCCACCGGACGTCGAAGGTTTAGCAAATATGAGTCAGTTCGAAGGTTCCGATAGGCATGGACATCATGGTAAACATCGACATCACAATATGCATAAACACAGATTCATGCAACGACTGAAGCACATGAA AACGTGTTTTCATATTCGTCGGCACGCGAAGCAACAGCATCAGGCGGGACATGTGATGGCTCCAACATTACCAACTTTACCCTCCACGTATTCTGTGCATGATTTCCATAATAATTATCAAGGCGCTGGTCACTATCCGGGGATGCATTTTCACTTGGCAGCAAGTATCAATGCGGAAACTG ATATACCGTTGGTACCAAGTTTGATTACCGGGGATCCAGAGAGAGAACCGAATTTTATTCTGCATTGGTTGAACAACAAGGAAATGCATTTTACGATGCAAgcagaaaatattttgcaagaattgacCCGTAAAGTGGTAGAAAAGGAGGAGGGACTGCAACAACAGGATTTGGAGCACGCGGAACACGATTCCGAGGAGGAGGGTCCCTTGA AAAAGGGAGTACGATTGCAACACGCGCAAAAGTCGGGGAGCAATGTTCGATCGATGAGCCAAGAAGAACATAGCAGCGACGAACATCACACGGCTCACACGGTCTCGTCGCATCATAGTTTACCGCACAGCGTGCATTCGCATCAAAGTCTTAG TAATACCACGTCTATCAACTCGATTGCGACGGATATAACGTCTTCGATGAATCATGCTCCGGATTCTTTGGACACCACGATAGAGACGTTGCTGCGGGATTGGCATCATAATCCGGATTTACTTTTCTCGATTCACCCTATCGATGGAAGCTTTCTGATTTGGCACATCGAATGGTTGGACGAATATCATCCAGGATCGTTTCGACAAGCGCAAATATCGTTCTCGACGCGAATACCTAACGCGTTTCCGCTCGGCGATGCCTCAACGATGAGTCACAATGTATCGATGTACTCGCACAATACCGGCGGCCCTTTGTTAAATATCCGTGAAGTAGCGAAGACGTCCACGAAGACGTCCAACGACG GTGCTGAGACCGCAACACCGTTACCGAGTCTGATCGAACAAGACGAAGAACAGTCGACCCTAACGTCGAAAGCGGGTCAAGAACTGTTGAAAAATATTGAGAATACCAACGACACGCGAGCCGGACCGAATTCTTCGGGGAAAGAAAAAGATGGTCATCTAGAGACTCGTAAAACAAATCAGGAGACGATCAACGATCTATTAACGCATCCCAGCCCGATTGTCTCCATGGTGTCGAAACACTCGAACGGTACTTTGAATTTGTGGCAACTAACGTTTGCCGATAGAACCAAATTTTCACAG GTATTGAGCATCGGACACGCGTCTAGGGCTTCGGGGCATCGGTTTCGAGTGAACGATATCACGTGTCATCCGGTCCTACCGTTGCTGTTGACAACGTCGCATCACAATATACCGGAATGTTCCGGGTCCCAATGCCGGAACAATGATTCGGGTGAAAACTCGAGTAACAATAGATCAGGTCCCGCTAAAGCATCCACAAAAGATGTGTCTCCCACG GGATTTTGCAGCGAGTTGATACTTTGGCGAGTGGACACGGTTGGACCTTTATCGAAGAGCGGCGGTGTTTCGGAATTGGCGCGTATCAATTCCCCCGAGATTTCTGCGTTCAGCAACGTGGCGTGGATTCCAACGTTACTGCCGAGCACTACCTTGGGCAATCTGTCGAATTCACCGAGCGCGTGTTTCGTTGCTAGCGACGGGGAAAGTTTGAGAGTTTATCAAGCCGTTATAGATGCCAGAACCCTCCTGGCGGAAGTGTCGAGTAGCGAAAGACGAAGCAGAATGATG GATTCCATGTCGAGTCTCTCGACGGACATGTCGTCCGACGACGGTGTCAGGCACTCCATTCACTGCAGGATAGAGATAGTGTCGCAACAATCAACAGCGAGACCGGGCTGCGTGATCAAGTTGGACGCCATCGCCGATGCTACGCAC GATTGGCAAAACACGCAATTCCTCCACGTTTTTCAAGAACAATTGATCACAGGAGATAGGAACGACGAAAAACAGTTTGGCGTAAATGCGTCCGCTAACGATTTAGGTTTAATGGAGTCTGCGTTGGACGCCATGGTAGATTTGCAACAGTCCGCGATCTTCGAGGAGCCGTTCTACATAGTAGTGCTAGAAAGAACACAAAATGGTACAACGGTGCACATGTGGCGATTGATTATAGCCTCTCAGCCGGAGACCACCG GGCTCTCGGGGTCGATGATGTACGTTCCGGATTCTCATTTGGtacaagacgaagaagaagagggAGGTACGCCCGGACGATATAATTATACGGAGGGTAAACGGTCTCGTAGACCGAGTCAAACGCGTCGCGACAGTCAAGGTGAATACGACACGTTTTACCATAGACGATCGCAAAATAGTCACGTTCGCATCACAACCACGAAAGCCTGTACTCAGGAGTTACCGTTGCCGGACGGAGTCGAG GTGGTGCACGCGGCGCCAGCAGCCGGCCATTTGAGCAGCTCTTCCATATATCCTGCTTGTTTCGCACCGTATATTATAGTGACAGCATGCAGCGACAGCACGATACGCTTCTGGAAATGTAAAGTGACAAAGAATCCGCCGGACGAGAAGCTCTGTTACGAATGGTGCGAATGGGAAATGTTGCGAAAGGATCAGGAATCGACGATCGACATTACAG GACAACCGTTGAACATAAGCGCCGCGTACAGCGGACGAATCGCGTGCGCATACAAATACGGGAAGTCGTTTACACGACCGACAAAAAGTGATCCCGACTCGCGTTACGTGAACCTTTGCGTAGCCATTTACGAATGCGAGAGCACCGGTGGCAGCGAATGGATCCTAGAAGACACGATACACTTGAAAAACATACACTTGCCGAGAATTCCGGTGGACCAGCATTTGGATCTGAGTTACCTTTACGACAGCAGATTTTTACAAAAGAAGCAAAGGCTTACTCAAGTGTTGCAAACGCTTAGTCACGAAGATGTTCGATCGCCGAGGAACGGCGACAACGGCGAAACCACGAAATCGAACGCAG GTCTGCTGGCAGTCCCATCGTTCAGCACTCTTCAATCTTTGCGAAAGTCGATTATAGAGAACGGCAACACCTGCCCGCTCACGCAGAAGCATTTGGTACAGTTGGACTGGGTGTCGAAGGAGGATGGTTCGCACATCTTGACGGTCGCCGTTGGATCCAAGATCATGCTGTTTACGCCAGTCTGCTCGGATCTCGCGCAAGCTAACATGAAAGCGATGAAAGAGTCGCAGAGCAACAATCGACCCATATTGCGGAAGGCGTCGTCGTTGGCGCAACCGCAATTCGTCGACGAAATTCGTTGGATGAAACTACGAAAAATCGAGTTGACCACGGCGGACGGGCTTCCACCGTTGCCTATGCAAATATCTTGGGTGAGGGATGGGATTTTGGTTGTcggcatggattcggagatgcACGTTTATTCGCAGTGGAAACCGAATCCCAAGAACGAATGCTTCCACTCGAATCTACAGCATCAGGAGTCGGACGAGTTTCAAGCGAGCAGAAATCTACGGGACGAAGATCTGCGAACGCTGGCGCACGAAACGTCGCAGAGACGACTGGCGAACGTGTCGTCGATGCCGCATCTTTCTCGCGTGAGTAGCATCAACTTGACGATGCTCGACGCGAAAAAGAAACGAGGAATGCAGAACGAGAACTTGAATTTCGATTATATGCCGGACTACGGTCTGTTCGAGGCTTCGCGAATCGCTTGCCCGGTACTGCCCCAGTATCATCCGAAACAATTGATGGAATTACTGAATTCTGGAAAGATCCGTTGGGTAAAAGCTATATTGGCGCATCTGGTCAGATGCATAGGAAGTTCTTGCCCGTTGAGAACGGACGACGAGAGTCTGAGACAACGAGTCGGAGTCGGAGTCGGCGGCGTCGGAGGCGGCGGTGGCGGAGTCGGCggcgtcggtggcggcgcggGCGGGGCATGGTCCCGATCGAGGACCATGTCGGTCAGTTACGTCGGCGCCGCGTCTCCTCTGGAGCCGAGAGGTTCGACCACGCAGATTCCGGAGGAGCTGATGTTGGATTACGCCGAGATAACTTCGATATCGCCGTTGCCCCTCTGGACGTTGTTGATCGCGGACAAAGAGACGAATATATCGCATCCCCACAAGACGGAGAACAAGCAAGATTACAACGAGCTGTTCGACAACAACTTGGACGAGGACGAGTCGTTGGACGACATGCTGGACGAAGATTACGACTGCTCGCGGCAGAAGGATAGACGTTCTTCGGTCCCGGAAAGACAAGGAATATCTCATTTCGGGCCAAGACAAGGCAGATTGCTCTCGCGATTGTTGACGCACACCCATTTGCCCGGACTCTCGAGTTTGGATCAGATGCATCTGCTCGCTCTTGCCGACACCGTGTCGACCTGCAACGTCGATTTCGCGGAGCGATTCGCGATAGACGCCGCAAAGAACGCGATCGCGAAGGAAAATTTGACCGGCATTCCCGAAGGAGGGACCGTCTCGATGGACTCGTTGGACGATTGTGGCCTAAGATTCTTATTGGCCATGAAGCATTACAATTACTTGATCCGTTGTCTTCCGCTCGGTCAGAGAGCGCAATTCCAGAAACAAGGAATATCCTCGAACAACTTGGTTTGGGCGTTCCATTCGGAATCCGAGGAGGAACTGCTCGACTTGATACCTTCTTACGCGAAGGGTCAGCCGAAGTGGAGCGTGTTGAAGGAACTCGGCGTTGGTTGGTGGATCAGAAGCAACACCGTGCTGAAGCGATGCGTCGAAAAGatcgcgaaagcggcctaccAAGAGAAACAAGAACCCCTCGATGCCGCGCTCTATTATCTTGCTATGAAAAAGAAGAGTTTGGTCTGGGGGCTCTTCCGAAACAAAAGGGACGAGAGAATGACCAGCTTCTTCTCTAATAATTTCACGGAGGACCGTTGGAGGAAAGCGGCCTTGAAAAATGCGTTCGCTTTGCTCGGTAAACAGAGATTCGAACACGCGGCAGCATTTTTCCTTTTAGCGAGCGCTCTGAAAGATGCTATCGACGTTTGTTTGCACAAATTGAACGACATTCAGTTGGCCATGGTCATCGCTCGGCTTTACGAGGACGACACCACTTCTCCGAATATGAGAAGACTGCTTTACGAGGAGATTTTAGGTTGCGACAAGGACGGACAAAATCAAGATATGAACAAATCTCATCCGGATCCGTTTCTGCGCAGCATGGCGTTGTGGATCCTCAAGGATTACACCGGATCGTTGAACACGTTGCTCTTGACGAACGTCGGGACTATGCACCCGCAGTACAACGACGAGTCCGATAAACCCGAAGGCGCGACAG CGAATCCAAACGTTTTCAACTTCTACGTTTACCTTCGAACGCACCCGTTGCTGATCCGACAGTACATCGCGTCTACCGCCCAAGACAAGAAGAAAGGACATTCGGTAGTGATATCCGGGTTTAGTTACGGCGCGGACACCAAAACCCAGCCCGATAAGCAACTGACGCTCGAAGACAGTATTACCCCGTTGGAAAGGCAACTGTACTTCACAACGGCCCACGCACACTTCAAAGCGGGTTGCCCCGCCCTCGCCCTCGATGTCCTGTCGAAGCTACCCAGCAAAGTGATGGATACCAATTGCGAAGATTCGCCCA GTCTACTGAATAGTCCCAGCAAAACCCGAAGACAGGATTCTCAAATAGATACGGGTATAATAAGCTGGGACGATCGAACAACGAAGACCAACGAGGACGAAG GTTTGTTCGACTGGTCGCAACCCGTGAGCGGGAAAACCGAAGACGAATTGGTACTGAACTGGGACGACGACGTTACCGAAGCCAACGATGTCGACAGTCCGCCCTTGAGCATGAAATTAGATGGGATAGAGACCGACGAAAGCAAAGTGCGGGAGAACGAAG AGAAAAATGGAAAAGCGTCGGGTCAATTGGATATCATGGCGCAGCAATTGAAATTTGTCGCGTGTCTGAAAATTTTAATGGAAGAATTGTCAACGTTGGCAACGGGTTTCGAAGTGGACGGAGGACAACTGAGATATCAACTGTACGTGTGGCTCGAGCGAGAAGTCGATGCCCTTAGACAACTTTGCAGTTACAGCGTCAACTCGGACGGGGAACCGTACAATGTTTCAGAAT ACGAAGGAGGAGGTATGGTAGATGACATACAATCGCACAGCAGACCCGGCGAACAGCCGACGTTACACGAGATATTGGTAGCCGATAAATTAGATTTCGAGGCCAAGGTACAGAGAGTCGTTCGGAGAAAGAAATGGTTGAAAG CAAACGAAACGCTCTTGCGGACATTACTTTCCTATTGTTCGTTGCACGGAGCCTCGGGTGGAGGCTTGGCATCCGTAAGGATGGAACTTGTACTTCTACTGCAAGAGCTGCAACAAGAGAAAACGCAGCAACAATTGCTCAGTCCTCTTCCGTTTCCGACAACGCTACCACTGTTGAGCGCCAGCGTAGCTTGTAATAAAACGGTTGTCGCAGATCCGGTCAGACACTTGCAG TCGCTCGCTCACGATATGCTGCAAACGTTGGTTGAATTAAGAAAGCCGCCGATGCCGACGAGAAATACGCATTACAGCGAAGTATTTATAATGAGGGATTTAGCGGTTGCTCTGAGCGCGTGTATTTATCAATCGCTCTGCGATTCCGATACGTTCGTCATGAAACATCATCAACCGGACAG TTTTCCAGCTGTTGCCGAAGTAGAAGCGTTTTCCGGCGGGCATTTGGTAGCCTCGAGTCGACAGCATCGGCGATACTCGACGGACGATGGCGTGTGCATTAACACGACGCCCTCCAAGTGGCCCGGCGTAACAAACTTGCGGTCGTTGCTAGCCCGCGAGAAAGACGAGGACACGCCGAAACTGAACATTCTTCTCTGCGAAGCTTTCGTGGCAACCTACATGAGCTTGTTCGTTTACGCTCTATGGAGTTGCGACAGCCACATTCTTTACAGGCTCGTCGGTCAGTGTTTCGACAACAGCACCTGGTCCTGCCTCTTCGGCGGCGGGGTCAAGAAATTGCTGCGAGTCGCGAGCACAACCAGTCAG ACCTGTGGAACCGGAGCAGGAGCGATAGAAAGAGGCGGCGATGGTACTTCGAACGAAGCTCAAAGCACCGCGGGAGCTGTATGGAGCACGATGACGTCGTTGACGAAGCAGCGAGTAAAGTTGAATATGAGGGTACTGTGTCAGTTCGGCGGCCAGCAACCGAACATGAAAGAGGATAAGCCGACTTACAGAGAACAGTTCGTGCCGCCTCAAATGAGCATGGTTTCGTATTTTCTGATGAAG CCGCACATAGATAGCGAATACGCGGACGAGATCGATTACGATTCGTCCGACTCGGCTGTGTCGGATTTGGATTCGTCCGAGGACGAAGAAGACGTATTCGAGACTAATTCGAAACCAAAGATAAAACCAAAGGACAATACGGAGCACTCGAATCCGAACTCGCACAGCTGGTGCGTGATGCGATTAGCTATAGCGAAGATACTGCAACGGCAACTTCAAGACTTCTTAAACGTCGCTGGCATAGAGATGCAAG AATTGCCGGTCAGCAGTCCATTGATACACGGAACGTTGGCGGTGGTAGCCCAATGGCAGGAAACGTTGCGCGAGGAATTGGACAACAAGGGACCACCACCGATCAATTACATTCCCGGGTGCGCACCCGATCCAACACCCACTCCGGGAAAACCGGCGATACACAAGTATCGATCGTTGCTGGAGAAGGGCAACACACCGTTCAA CACGCGCTTGGCGTCGGCAGCTCCGGCCAATCGACTCTGGTGTTTCTTGATCAGACAAGAATTGGTGCAGGACATATTCATACGAGCGGTGTTCGGCAAGCGAAGATCGTTGTCGTCGATACTGGAGAGCAATCAAAGCGCGATGGATCATTTGAATCGTGGAATTACGACGGAAGACAAGGGTAGCGACAGCGGAACTACGAGTTTACCCGAGCCGGTCCGTATCATTCACAAGGAACAGGACAGCATCAGCGCTTTCTGTCTGAACCag GTGAATCCGGGGCTGATGGCGTTGGCTACTCCGCGCGAGGTACAAGAGATGAATATATCGTTGTTGCTCGAGTTACCGTCTTGGTTGGAAGACGAATGCGAATTCGATCTGATAAATTTGAATAAACAACCGGAACCGGAAGCGGTGCAGCCGACCAGTTTCTTGGTTATTCAG ACAGCAGCGGATCGACCCATGCTCGCTCAAAGTCCGCAAACCAACAGCCCTCAACCGCAATCCGGTATCGCGAGTCAGAGCGGAAGAGGAGCCAGCGTG ATCTTGAAGCATAAAATCGACGGCATTAGAAGAATCTCGTCGCATCCACTTTTGCCGTTGT ACCTGACCGGTTCGCAAGATGGATCGGTCTCGCTGTGGGAATGGGGACATCAGACGGCTGTGGCCACTCCGAGGCAACCGGGAACCTTTGCAAAGGTGACCCGCGTACGGTTTTCGCAGCACGGAAATAAATTCGGTGTCGCCGATTCCGACGGACATCTCAGCCTCTTTCAAGTAGCCTGCAGAGAAGGGACTGCTCGGCCTTTCTTC AACTATCAGTGCCATAGCAAAGTAACGGCAGATTTTGTCTTCCTCGGCGCGTGCAGTTTAATAGCGACCGCCGGTCATGGTTCGGAAGGACGTAACGTCGCGCTTTGGGATACCCTGCTTCCGCAAAATAAATCTTTGATTCAAG GCTTTACGTGTCACGAGCAAGGGGCCAGCTCGCTGATACTCGCACCCCAGCATCAACTATTGATCAGTGGTGGAAAAAAGGGCGACATTACCATTTTCGATGTTCGACAGCGGCAACAACGCCACCGTTTTCAAGCTCACGAGTCGGCCATCAAGTGTTTGGCTCTTGATCCGCACGAAGAATTTTTCGTCAGCGGGGCAGGAGACGGTGACATCAAG ATATGGGGTTTGACCGTCCACTCTCTGCTTTACTCTTTCCCCGGAGAACATCCTCGGTCTAGCTTTTTCAAAAACATTGGACAA GGCGTGACGCAGTTGCACGTTGATTCCGCGGGACGTTTGTTTTCCTGTGGCGCGGATGGTTCCATGAAAGTTCGCCAGTTGCCGGAACGCGATTGCGTTGTGCACACTTTATATTAG